AagtgaaaatgaaaagaaaataTGCAAGTAAGCTAGCAAATAGAGGAGGCGGAGCCGATGCACCCAGTTAATTGGAACAAAAGCCAACAAGTAACTGCAATTGGAAGTACACTTGCAATGAAAGTGAAACGTTAGACTCCAACTTTGAAAATACCCAATACCCAATGCCCTCAATACTGCACTATCAAAGGCAATCCCATACTACCACACTGAGAAATCAGTTTTGAAAATAATATATGCTCTCGATTTTATATCAAAATATCCAGCAAATGGAATAGTAGAATTCCAATAAATGCAGGCTTTGATCTTCCTGGTATTTCAATTTATAGAGTTTTTATTGGGACGTTGCCGAAGATTGTTAGCCTCCGAATCCAGGGTAAAAGTACAGCCCAACCGATCGAGAGATCCTCTATAGATTCTTTGCAATAATCATATTGGAATTTTAGGACAGTATCCGAGGACATTTTGTTGGTCTGCTTTGAATATTTTCCCCCAGTGCAGCTTTCTCCACCTCCCACGTGTGTTCCTCCTTTGTTTTTTTGTCAACAGCTCAATGTAAATTTGTTTAGCTTTTGCACTTTGTCCACCTGTGCGTGGCTCAACCCCAGCCCTACGCTCGGCCGCACCCAGTTCTGGCTAATGTGTCCCTAATTAGTTGCCACAAAACACCTTTGTGGTGATGGAACCAACTCCCCCAGCCATTAAGCCCAATGGGTTTAAAAAATGAGCCACAATTTTCACCAGCATTGCGGACATTTGTCAACTAATTTGCCAGATGAGTAAGTCGTGGGGCAAAACACTTGAGAGTCAATGCCTAAGGAAAGGGTCAATCATAATAATTAATATTCTTTCATTACTCATTCGTTTTCAATTGAATAATGTGTAGCTATGTATTCGGTGTATATGTACTGTAAAGTAGCGGACACATTCGTGCAAATAACGAGATAAATTGCCACGATTCGATACTTTTTACGATGAAATCTCTTCGATCGTAGTTTTAGTGCATAATAATCAATTCACAAGTGAATACGAATTCAAATCTAATCACCTTTGAAGctcaaataaataagtatataaATATACTCAACAACAAAAGATTTCCTTCTATATTTCTTACAGTTTACAACTGCATTAAACGATGGTCAACGATGAGGGAGGCGAGACAAAGAGTACCAAACTATTAGGGTATGACTTCTATCGCCGTACTCTGGGATCCCCGCGGTATGTGGTGGCGCCCATGGTGGACCAAAGCGAGCTGGCCTGGCGCATGCTCTGCCGTCGCTATGGAGCCGAACTCTGCTACTCGCCCATGTACCATGCCAATTTGTTCGCCCACGATCCCAAGTATCGCAAGGATGCACTCCAAACGTGTCCAGAGGATAGGCCGCTGTTCATTCAGTTTTGCGGGAATGATGCTCAACAGATACTGGATGCTGCGCTGTTGGCGCAGGATCATTGCGATGCGGTGGACATAAATCTGGGATGTCCACAGGCAATCGCCAAGAGGGGACACTATGGCTCATTTCTGCAGGACGAATGGGAGTTGCTGACGGATATTGGTGAGTGGAATTGACTTAAAGGTTTTATATTATAATGAATTCATTTCTCGCTCTTAGTCAGGACGCTGCACGAGAAGCTATCCGTTCCGGTAACCTGCAAAATCCGCATCTTCGAGGATCGAGAGAAAACCTTACGATATGCCAAAATGCTGGAGGGTGCCGGCTGTCAGCTCCTCACCGTTCATGGCCGGACCAGAGAGCAGAAGGGACCCCTGACAGGTGTGGCCGATTGGAGTTACATACAGGAGGTGCGACAGCACCTGAAAATACCCATGTTCGCCAATGGCAATATACTGGGACTGGAGGATGTCCACCGGTGTCTGGACGAGACGGGCGTGGATGGTGTGATGACTGCCGAGGGTAATCTACATAATCCGGCCATCTTTCAAGGCCTAGCACCGCCCGTCTGGCAAGTGGCCAAAGAGTACTTAGAATTTGTGGATCTATATCCCTGTCCCAGCTCTTATATCAGAGGGCATCTCTTCAAGCTCTTCCATCACATGTGAGATTACACAGATAAATGTATATTTTGTGGCCTTTTAAAGAGAACTTTCCTGACTGTTTATAGCATGAACATACGACAGAATTCAGAGCTTAGGGACACGCTGGCCACTTCGAACCAGTTAGTGCAGTTCCAAGCCGTTGTGGACAAGGTCCAGGCCAAATATGAGCCCTATCATATGAAGGAAGTAGTCTATGTACCGGAGGAAATGGATGCCGCCATTAGTACAGATGTAAGTTAAAGAACATCCTTACAAAATATATAATTTTCATACGTTTTTATCTTGATAGAAGCTCGAGCTTTCGCCCTGGCTCTGCCAGCCGTACATACGCGCCTCCCCCGAATCCCATCGTCAGAAAATTGCCGAAAAAGAGCTGGCAGCCATTGATCCGAATCGCGCAAAGCGTCAATACTTTGACAAAGATGGCAATGAAATCTCCCGGAAACGCATGAAGAAGCTGCGAAGACGCCAGCGGCGACCCAATAAAACCGAGGCCCAGGTCCACCAACGACATGAACGGCGACTGCAATACTGCACAGTATGTGCCAATCCGCAGGGATCAAAGTGTGAATTCAATCTATGCCGCGTGTGCTGCAAGGACAAGTGCTATGGCGAGGACTGTGACTGTCGCGGCCATGGTATACTAATCAAATCGAGACGAGCCAAGGCCAAAAAGTACCAGGAACATTCCCAAATAGAGGGGAACAACGATTCCGGCGTCCGCACTGAGAATCTGGTTAGTGATCCTGTGCCGCCTGTTGTGGCAGGGGATGTTCCCTGATGTCCGTTCGGTTTAAGTGAATTTATGCAGGAAATGACTATTCTAATTGTTCCTATGTCGACTTATAAAAGAATGTAGATATGTTTGCGTGTTAAATATCGAACTTTAATTGTTACTTACAATGCAAAAACATTTTCATCGACGGGTCCGCCAAGGCCAATAAATTAAAAGTTTCAAATCACTCTGTTCCGATATTATTTTCTACATCTATAAACAAATTTGATCAATTGACATATAAGTTCATTattaatttgtattttgatgTTAAAAGCTGTTAAAATCCAAAAAAAGGTAAATTTTTTCAGTTGTTTTGGTGTTGTTTATATAAGATGATTCAGGAAGAAACTTTCTTTCTTAGTTATTTAActatctaaaaaaaaaacgcagaaAAGTGGGACAATCTCGGCTTACGGTAACCTAAGAATTTATTGGGTAAATTCCAAACCATTTTTAAATGACATCAATGTACAAAATTCTAAAATGAATTTTATCGAAATATTTCCACAGTTTTTGCTGAAACCGGCGTTTCAATCGTTGGCGAATGCCTTGCCTTGCCAAAATCAACCTTAGCCCTAATTAAGTCCTTAAAGTTAATCTTATTGACATTTTTCACCCTAAATGTACATCATGGAAATAATTCTCATATATGCTGGTTAAATTTACGTAGGAAATTCTGAATGCGCACACACTTTGTGTCAAATGATAATCTGCGTTTAGACATTTAGTTGGGCTACTCGTCCTCGTAGCTGGGTTTGGCCAGGAAGGGTATGGTTACATCCACCATATTCGGGTAGACCAAAAACTTGTTGACAGTCTCGCACAGCTTGCTCTCAATGACATTGGTAACAAATGTCCAGTCGACGGACTTGTCGCCCACTTGAGGCTTCGTGGATATCCACAATCGTGGTGGCCCCCGGAAGCACAACCACACCCGATCGGACGGCGGGGGCGGTATGTTGATTGTCCCACGAGCCACCATACCATTGAGATCTACGCGCAGTGTGATGTTTGCATTCATTCTCTCTATGCGTCGCTGCACGTACGGCAGCTCATTGGCATATTGGGACAGTTTTGATCCGGCTTTCCGTTGGACTATCTTGAAGATACTTCCTGTTTTCCTCGGCGAGTTCTGGGAGTAGCTGAAACAATCGCAGAGAGGATATCAGCGGGAATTTAGCAGGAATCCAGCATAGAAGAGGGGAACTTACGCATTCTCAGTTGTGGCGCCCGTCGGTAGGCTGTCAACTTCGTCGGAGGAGCTACTACTCTCGCCATCGCTGTCGTAGATGGCAGTCGTGCTGTCCATCGGTGTGTCATCGTCCCCCATATACTGAGGTAGATCTCGCTGTGCCGATGCGCTGGGAACGCTTTTGGCTTCCAATTGCGTGGCCTTGGCCTTGGCTCGGATTCGCCGCAAATTGAGCTTGGTGGTCACCGTAATGTGAGCCAGTCCTTCGTAGGTAAGGTCCGCATCCACCCACACACCGCGCTCGTCCAGCATAGGCTGGGAGACTCGATGGCACAGTAGGGGCGATCCGCCCATATAGATGTTCGTTATGATCACCTCCTCCATGTAGCTGGGCAACTGTGGGACAAATCACAGCCACGAAAAGGTCTTTACAATTGATTCTTTGACTTTTTTCCACTTACCTTAACGGAGTTCAGCTTCTTCTGCAGAAATTCCTTGATCCTTTCTTGGAGTATCGCGTCATGCAGCATGCTGAAGAGACAGCGCCCCATCAGAACATTGGCCCAAACAACGCTGCCGGAGGGGCCCAAAAACAGGGAATGGTTAATGCCCTTCCATAATTCATGTTCTTGGCGCTTGGCGCGCCGATTCTATGTAGGAATGTTGCTTATTATTTGGTCTTACGCACATTCAAATGTCAAATAGGCAGAAAATCAAACCAACAAACATACTTTCTTTTTCTCTGAGCCGTTCTCGAGGCGGGATACTTTGGTAACTGGGATCTGGGACTGTCGACAAGCTTTCTACATGGAtcgaagagaaaaatagaaaACTACAACTGAAAAATCGGAGGGAGAAAAGGAGCCACACCTGGTAGACGGACATGAAACGGACATAATCTGCAGGATTCCTAGACACATCGGAACTCATGATCATTCCCTCGAATGTCTCCTCCTTTGGCGTCTCGGTAAGTAATTCATCCAAGGTTATCTCTTCGAACTCTACATCGGGCGTCTGCTGACCGTCAGGCACAGTGGTGGCAAACGATACCTCGCCCAAGCTCCGATTATCCATCTGATTTTCCTTCGGGACCGCCTATGGTAAGTGCAAAGTACTCGTATATTAACGACCGGGGTCGAGATAAAACACGAAAGCACCTTCTCACCTTGAGTCCACCCATAGCGTCGTCCATGCgggctgctgcctgcctggcGGCGGCCATCTGCAGGTCAGTGTCCTCCACAAAACGTGCCATCGGCACCTGAAGCTCCTGCTCATGGACACGCCCCTTGCTGGCGGCGATGAAGCGGCGATACCAGTCCTCCTTCTCCCGGTCACATCGCGTGAGGAGCAGCAGGCGAACCTCATCGCCACAGGGCACCGTGATGTCGTTCAGCTCCGTGTCCAAATTGAC
The sequence above is a segment of the Drosophila miranda strain MSH22 chromosome 4, D.miranda_PacBio2.1, whole genome shotgun sequence genome. Coding sequences within it:
- the LOC108162279 gene encoding tRNA-dihydrouridine(16/17) synthase [NAD(P)(+)]-like produces the protein MVNDEGGETKSTKLLGYDFYRRTLGSPRYVVAPMVDQSELAWRMLCRRYGAELCYSPMYHANLFAHDPKYRKDALQTCPEDRPLFIQFCGNDAQQILDAALLAQDHCDAVDINLGCPQAIAKRGHYGSFLQDEWELLTDIVRTLHEKLSVPVTCKIRIFEDREKTLRYAKMLEGAGCQLLTVHGRTREQKGPLTGVADWSYIQEVRQHLKIPMFANGNILGLEDVHRCLDETGVDGVMTAEGNLHNPAIFQGLAPPVWQVAKEYLEFVDLYPCPSSYIRGHLFKLFHHIMNIRQNSELRDTLATSNQLVQFQAVVDKVQAKYEPYHMKEVVYVPEEMDAAISTDKLELSPWLCQPYIRASPESHRQKIAEKELAAIDPNRAKRQYFDKDGNEISRKRMKKLRRRQRRPNKTEAQVHQRHERRLQYCTVCANPQGSKCEFNLCRVCCKDKCYGEDCDCRGHGILIKSRRAKAKKYQEHSQIEGNNDSGVRTENLVSDPVPPVVAGDVP
- the LOC108162274 gene encoding testis-expressed protein 2-like isoform X1 translates to MNRKNISPSPSAPSCSFRSGFLRRRNVLDADSEPSTSQQAAEARQNASASSMEITIANGKSKHRGKARKDMEIESRVEVLEDLIPMSINPAGLPVVRPDLEQAPTDDRNGGRKGDGVDSRASLAFPDATVSFDERPPDRPQSKSRFSFLSRGSSISFNGWRSHRGTVSSIATPIALGASMVVLMILPMQDFLRGVFATMLFKALMDSCGKHLRWVFDHFMFSAHPERGIFGIPNYEDMPICEIPSSADQRAIMTYSGWMNEIDSYDPHTFSFHLTRSIYVRLDGCILNMSGTQARIPKRCMWNEHPIDSKKVLFTDHRSYDLRDCRVELLPEGLAKKRYFNRKYPIQLTIQNACKSPTARLSTESLSDSTLRLESKEARTSLSFAVDSTPAAEDQEKQNLAADMIRNQSISNSEQSRNNVNLDTELNDITVPCGDEVRLLLLTRCDREKEDWYRRFIAASKGRVHEQELQVPMARFVEDTDLQMAAARQAAARMDDAMGGLKAVPKENQMDNRSLGEVSFATTVPDGQQTPDVEFEEITLDELLTETPKEETFEGMIMSSDVSRNPADYVRFMSVYQKACRQSQIPVTKVSRLENGSEKKKNRRAKRQEHELWKGINHSLFLGPSGSVVWANVLMGRCLFSMLHDAILQERIKEFLQKKLNSVKLPSYMEEVIITNIYMGGSPLLCHRVSQPMLDERGVWVDADLTYEGLAHITVTTKLNLRRIRAKAKATQLEAKSVPSASAQRDLPQYMGDDDTPMDSTTAIYDSDGESSSSSDEVDSLPTGATTENAYSQNSPRKTGSIFKIVQRKAGSKLSQYANELPYVQRRIERMNANITLRVDLNGMVARGTINIPPPPSDRVWLCFRGPPRLWISTKPQVGDKSVDWTFVTNVIESKLCETVNKFLVYPNMVDVTIPFLAKPSYEDE